In the Pseudonocardia sediminis genome, GATCTCGGTGACCTCCTCGGTGACCGAGCTGACGCAGTGCCCGCAGGTCATGCCGGTGACGGTGTAGGTGGCGGTGCTCATGGTGCTGTTCCTTCCTGGTGGGTCCTGATCCGTCGGGTGGGCAGGATCGGGCGGGCGACGGCAGAGGTGTCGTCGCCCGGGGACGTGGTCGGCGTAGGACCGTCAGGAACGGACCAGACGCGCGATGGCCGCGCTCGCCTCCTCGATCTTCTGGTCGGCGATCTGGCCGCCCTCGGTGACCGCGTCGGTCACGCAGTGCTTGAGGTGCTCGTCGAGCAGGCCCAGCGCGACGGCCTCGAGCGCCTTGTTGACCGCGGAGACCTGGGTCAGGATGTCGATGCAGTACTTGTCCGACTCGATCATCTTGGTGATGCCGCGGACCTGGCCCTCGATCCGGCGCATCCGCTTGATGTGGGATTCCTTGCTGTCGGCGTAACCGTGCATCGTGTTCCCTCCTCGATCCTGTCTCCACAATACCCTTAGGGGGTATCGGCATCAAGTTGGCCGGCGACACGGGGGTTGAGAGCCCGCTCACCAGGCCGAACGTCCCCCGGTGAGCACGTTGAGGGGTGGTGATCGTCGAGACCATCTCGCGGGGCTCAAGCGCGGAGGGCAGGGCAGGTGTCCTACGTCCGGGGGAGCCGGTCGAGGCGAGACAAGGGTCCTCCCAGTTGCCAAATACCCTCAGGGGGTATAAGGCTGTACATCAACAAGGGGTATCACTGCTGCGCCGTGCCCGTTCCGCGCGTGATGCGCTGCGGGGGTACTGCACGGCAGCCCTATGGCTGACCAGGAGGTGAGTGGTGCAGGCTTTTGCTCCTGTGATCGCGCTGGCAGCGGTCGTTCTGATCGGGGTGGCAGCGCTCGTCGGGGCCGCCCGCCTCCTGGCCGTGGGTCCGACGGTCGTTGATCTGTTTCCTCATCTCGGAGGTCGGCCGCCGGTCGAGCACGCGGTGTCGCGGTTCCATGTCCGCTGGTACGCCGTCACGATGATCTTTCTTGCCTTCGACATGGAGATGATCTTCATGTACCCGTGGACGGTGGTCGTGGCCACGATGGGGCCTTCTGCGGTGGTGGAGATGTTCCTGTTCCTGGCGATCCTGCTGGCCGGCGTCGTCTACGCCTGGCGCGAAGGCGCGCTGAGATGGACCTGACCGCCGTGCTGCTGAGGCTCGCCGCCGGCTCGCCGCACGTGCTGCTCGTACCGGTGCCCGGCCACGCGCGGGTACGCAGGTCCGCCGAGCGGGAACTGGCCCGCCGCGGGTGGGCCGAGGCGACGAGCCCGGCCGACGCCGACGTCCTGCTGGTCGCCGGACGTCCGGGCCCCGGGCTGGCCGCTGTCATCGACGCCGTCTGGACGCGGATACCCGCACCACGCGTCCGGATCGAGATCGACACCGAGCCCGACCTGGCGCGTGTGCTCGACTCGGTGATCGCTGCCCTGGCCGACCCGTCGAGGGCACGTTCCGAAGCCCGTACAGTGGCTGCGACCGAGCTGACGAGCCTCCCGCCCGATACGGGGACACCGCGGTGGGCCGGCGCTGACGGCGCGGAGTACGACCACGACTCGCCCTCCGGGCACGGCTCGTCGGGGTCCGAGCACGCCGGGCACGCCGCCGAGCAGGAGCCCGGCCACGCAAGCGCCGCGGAGAGCGACGGTCATACCGATCACGGCAGCCACGAAGGGCACCATCATCACGGCGGGATGGAGCTTCCGGGTGGGCTGTCGATGGCCGACCTCGCCGAGGATCGCGACGGCCTGACCCTCGACGTCCTCCATTTCCCCCTCGGCCCGGTCCTGCCGGAGTGGCCCGCCGGGTTGATCGTCGAGGTCGCCATGCAGGGCGACGTGATCACCCGGGCCGATGCCCGTGTACTCGACCGGGGCCACACCATGGCTGCTGGTCCCGGTGATCTGCAGGACGCGGTCGTCCGAGACCTCGACGTGGTCGCCCGCCTGCTCGGGGTCGCCGGCTGGGACGGCCCTGCCGGGACGGCACGGCATCTGCGGGACCGGCTCGAGGACGGGGGGCCGTCCGGCTCACTTCGCGGACAAGCCGAGCGTTGGTCACGCCGGGTCCGGCGGTCGCGGGCGCTACGGCTGATGCTGTGCCGCATCGAGACCGCGGACGGCAGTGATGTCGCCGGGCTGCTGGAGCGGCGTCTGGACCGGATCGAGGCCCACCTCGCCGGTCGCGCCCCGATCGACGACGTGACCGAGGTCGACGTCGCGGACCTCGGCCGCCATCTGAGCGGCGTCGAGCTGGCCGGTGCGCGCCTTCTGATCGCTGCACTCGACCCGGATGTGGACAGCCGGGCGGCAGACGCCGGTCCTTCGGGAAGCCGCCGGGCGGGGGTGGACCGATGATCGTCGAGGTCCTGTCGCTGCCGCTGCTGATGGCGGTGGCGGTCTGGTTCGTCTCCGCTCTCGACACCGTGCTGGGTGCGCGGGCCGCGTCGCGTCCGGTGCGGCTGGGGGCGGCAGCGATGGCACCGGTGCGGGAGTCGGCCCGGCTCCTGGTCGGGCAGCGTCGGGTCACGCTCGCCGCGGACGGTCTGCTGCGCTGGGCAGGCACCGTCTCGCTGATCCTGGGGGCGGTGCTGGCGGCGGCCGTGGTGCCGCTGGGGCAGCGTCCGGTCGCCGACCTGTCGGTGGGTGTCGTGTGGTTCAACGCGATGGAGGTCGTCGCCTGGGCCGCGGTCTGGCTGGTCGGGTGGGGCCCGAACGGTGCGCTGTCGTTGGTGGGTGGATACCGATTCGTGGCACAGGGGTTGTCCTACGAGCTCCCGCACATGTTCGCCATCATCACCGCCGCTCTCGCGGCCGGGAGCCTGCGCCTGACCGACATCGTCGACGCCCAGGCCGGGTTGTGGTTCGTGGTGCTGATGCCGGCGGCGTTCGCCGCCTACGTTCTCAGCGCGGCCGCGATGTCGTTCTGGGGGCCGTTCGACGCCCCGGTCGCCCGGGACGTCGCGGGCGGCGCGGCCTCGGAGCTCTCCGGTGTCGAGCGGCTGCTGTTCGAGGGCGGGCGCCGGCTGCTGCTGGTCGCCGCCGCCGCGATGGCGGTGCCGCTGTTCCTCGGCGGAGGCCACGGCCCGTGGTTGCCGGCCTGGACGTGGGTCGTGCTCAAGACCGTGGCCGTTCTCGCGCTGCTGGTGTGGCTGCGGCACCGGTCGCCGACGATCCGGATGGACCGCTGGACCGAGATCTCCTGGGTGGTCCTGCTGCCGCTGACGATCGTGCAGGCGCTGGTCGTGGCCCTGGTCGTGCTCGCCCGGGGAGGGGTGTGAGATGGCCGTCGACCCCGTCCAGCTCGCCGTGTTCGCGGTGCTCGGGCTGCTCGCGATCGTGTCCGGCGTCCTGGTGTTCGTCGTGGACTCGATGGCGCGTGCGACGTTCGCCCTGCTGGTCTCGTTTCTCGCCGTCGCCACCCTGGTGCTGATGACCGGCCTGGCCTATCTCGGCGTCGTCATCGTTCTCATGATGATCATCGAGATGGTGATCATGGCCGTTTTCATGATCATGTTCATGATGAACCCGGCCGGCTTGATGCCGATGTCGATGTTCCACAACACCCGAGGGGCCACTGTGATCTCCGGACTGGTGTTTGCCGGTCTGGCCGCGGGGATCGTCGGGGTCGACTGGCCGCAGCGGCGCGCCGCGCCGCCCGCGGATGCGACCGTCGCCCTCGGTGAGGCCCTGATGGGCGGCCACATGCTCACGATGATGGTGCTCGGGGTGACCCTGTTCGCGACGATCGTCGCGACCGTGGTGCTGGCCACCGACCGCGGCCGCTACGACCGTCTCGGCGACGACCTCGACGCCGAGCGCGCCGACGACCCGGCGGGAGGGGGTGTCGGGCGGTGATCCTGGAGGCGTTCCTGCTCGTCGCCGCGGCGTTGTTCGCGATCGGGCTGTTCGGCGCGCTCACCCAGCAGTCGGTCGTGATGCTGATGATGGGGCTGGAGCTGATGATCAACGGGATCATCCTGGCCGCGGCCGCGTTCTGGTTCTTCCTCGCTCCGGCGCCCGACGGCCAGGTGATCGTGGTCGCCGTGGTGACCGCGATGGCCGTCGAGATGGCGATGGGCTTCGCCGTGGTGACGGCGATCTACCGGGCCAAGCAGATCGACATGACCGACTCCGCCGCCGAGCTGGAGGGCTGATCGGTGCTGATCGCCGTGCTGATCGGGGTTCCCGCGGTGGCCGGGGCGCTGCTGCTGGTCCTGCGCCCGGCCCGTGGTGCGGCAGCGGTCGGGATCGGCACGGCGGTGGCGGTGCTCGCGCTGGCCGTCGCCGCAGCCCTCACCCGGCCCTCGCTCGATCTGCCGCTGCTGGCGGGGATCCGGGCCGGTCTCGCCGTCGACGACCTGTCCGCGGTCCTGGTTCTCACGGTCGCGTCGGTGCTGCCGGCCTCGTTGGTGGTCGCGGCCGCGGAGGGCGAGCTGCGCACCGGTCGTTTCCAGGGCCTGATGCTGCTCTTCGCCGCGGCGATGCTGGGCACCGTCACCGCGACGACGGTGCCGCCGCTGCTGATCGCCTGGGAGATCATGGGCGCCACGAGCTGGGCGCTGATCGGTTACCGCAGCGCCGACCGTGCGGCCGCGCGGGCCGGGGCCGTCGCATTCCTGACCACCCGTACGGCCGATCTGGGCATCTACGTGGCCGCTGGTGCGATGCTCGCCGGCGGCATCGGCGGCATCGGCGGCATCGGCGGCATCGGCGGCCTGGAGCTGGCCGATCTCACCGGGACCGAGGGCGGATGGCTGCACGTGGCGGTGGGTGGCCTGGTGCTCGCCGCGCTGGGCAAGTCGGCGCAGCTGCCGTTCAGCTTCTGGCTCTCGGGCGCGATGCGCGGTCCCAGCCCGGTCTCGGCCCTGCTGCACTCGGCGACGATGGTCGCCGCCGGCGCCTACCTGCTGCTGCGGGTGTCCCCGGCACTGGCCGCGACCGGATGGGCCGGGCCGGTCGTGACGTGGATCGGGCTCGGCACCGCGGTGCTGCTCGGTCTGGTCGCGGCCGCCCAGACCGACCTCAAGCAGCTGCTCGCCGCATCGACCTGCTCGCAGATCGGCTTCATCGTCGTCGCCGCGGGCAACGCCGCTGTCGGCGCCGGCCTGCTGCAGACCGTCGCGCACGCCGCGGCGAAGAGCCTGCTGTTCCTCGTGGCCGGCATCTGGCTGGCGCGGCTGGGCACCCGCAGCCTCGACGGTGGCCTGCGCGGCGCCGCCCGCCGGGCCCCGGTGGTGGGTGTCGCGTTCACCGTCGGCGCTTTGGCGCTGGCCGGGTTCGCGCCGTTCGGGCTGTGGATAGGGAAGGACGCGGTGCTCGCGACCTCGCTGGCGGTGTCGCCGGCACAGTACGTCGTCGGCCTGGTGGCGGCTGGGATCGCCGCTGTCTACAGCGGAAAGGCGCTGTGGTTCGTGTGGCGACCCGCCCGCGACGACAGGGTGGCCGTGGCCGCGCCGTCGGTGCTGGTGACGGTCGTGCTCGCGGCGGGCGCGGCGGCCGCCGGGCTGCTCGCGTTCGCGCCCGCGCTGCGACCGGACCCCGTCCCGCACCCGGGGGAGCTCGTGGCCTCTGCTCTGATCGCGGTCGCCGGGGTCGCGGTGGCGTGGCGGATCGGTGACCGCTGCGCCGCGCCGCGGTCGTTGTCGGGGTGGCTGGGCCTGGAATCGCTGGCGGTGCGAGGACTCGCCCGGCCGGTGCTCGTGGCCGCGGCCGCGCTCGCCCGCGCCGACGGTGGTCTGGACCGCGCGGTGACCGGTGCCGCGCGCGGCGTTCTCTCTCTGGCGCTGCTGACCGATCGCCGGGCGGAGCGCGGGGGGCTCGAGGCCACCGTCCGGGCGGTGGCCCGCGGTGCCCGGGAACTGGGTGCGGCGGCGCGGCGACCGCAGACCGGGCAGGTCCACCAGTACTACGCCCAGGCCTCGGTGGGGTTCGGCCTGCTCGCGGCCCTGGCCGTGCTCGTGATCGTGGTGAGGTGAGCAGTGCTCTCGGTGATCGTGTTCCTGCCCGTCGTGGTGGCGGCTGCCATCACCGTCCTGCCCGCCCGGCTCGGGACCCGGTGCTTCGCCGGTGCCTGGGTCGCGACCGGGCTCGCCCAGCTGGTGCTCGTCGCCGTCGTCTGGTCCGCCCTGCCGGGCACCGGGTACGGCGCGGTGGAACGCGTCGAGTGGATCCCCAGCGCCGGGATCTCGTATCACCTCGGGGTCGACGGGCTCTCACTGCCGCTGCTCGCGCTGGTCGCCGTCGTGTTCACTGCCGCCGCGATGTACACCCTGCGCGGTGTGGACCGCCCGAAGAGCTATGTGCTGCTGTTCCTGGCCCTGCAGGCGGTCAGCGCCGGGTTGTTCGTCGCCCTCGACCTGATCCTGTTCTTCCTGTTCTTCGACCTGTCGATCGTGTTCATGTACTTCGTGATCGCGGGGTGGGGGACCGGGGCACCCGCCCGGCGGGCCGCTCTGACGTTCTTCCTCTACACCTTCCTCGGATCGCTGGCGCTGCTGCTCGGGTTCATCCTGCTCGCGCTCGCCGCCGACCGACCCTCGTTCGACATCCCGACCCTCG is a window encoding:
- a CDS encoding metal-sensitive transcriptional regulator, which gives rise to MHGYADSKESHIKRMRRIEGQVRGITKMIESDKYCIDILTQVSAVNKALEAVALGLLDEHLKHCVTDAVTEGGQIADQKIEEASAAIARLVRS
- a CDS encoding NADH-quinone oxidoreductase subunit A; this translates as MQAFAPVIALAAVVLIGVAALVGAARLLAVGPTVVDLFPHLGGRPPVEHAVSRFHVRWYAVTMIFLAFDMEMIFMYPWTVVVATMGPSAVVEMFLFLAILLAGVVYAWREGALRWT
- a CDS encoding complex I subunit 1 family protein gives rise to the protein MIVEVLSLPLLMAVAVWFVSALDTVLGARAASRPVRLGAAAMAPVRESARLLVGQRRVTLAADGLLRWAGTVSLILGAVLAAAVVPLGQRPVADLSVGVVWFNAMEVVAWAAVWLVGWGPNGALSLVGGYRFVAQGLSYELPHMFAIITAALAAGSLRLTDIVDAQAGLWFVVLMPAAFAAYVLSAAAMSFWGPFDAPVARDVAGGAASELSGVERLLFEGGRRLLLVAAAAMAVPLFLGGGHGPWLPAWTWVVLKTVAVLALLVWLRHRSPTIRMDRWTEISWVVLLPLTIVQALVVALVVLARGGV
- a CDS encoding NADH-quinone oxidoreductase subunit J, translated to MAVDPVQLAVFAVLGLLAIVSGVLVFVVDSMARATFALLVSFLAVATLVLMTGLAYLGVVIVLMMIIEMVIMAVFMIMFMMNPAGLMPMSMFHNTRGATVISGLVFAGLAAGIVGVDWPQRRAAPPADATVALGEALMGGHMLTMMVLGVTLFATIVATVVLATDRGRYDRLGDDLDAERADDPAGGGVGR
- the nuoK gene encoding NADH-quinone oxidoreductase subunit NuoK: MILEAFLLVAAALFAIGLFGALTQQSVVMLMMGLELMINGIILAAAAFWFFLAPAPDGQVIVVAVVTAMAVEMAMGFAVVTAIYRAKQIDMTDSAAELEG
- a CDS encoding proton-conducting transporter membrane subunit codes for the protein MLIAVLIGVPAVAGALLLVLRPARGAAAVGIGTAVAVLALAVAAALTRPSLDLPLLAGIRAGLAVDDLSAVLVLTVASVLPASLVVAAAEGELRTGRFQGLMLLFAAAMLGTVTATTVPPLLIAWEIMGATSWALIGYRSADRAAARAGAVAFLTTRTADLGIYVAAGAMLAGGIGGIGGIGGIGGLELADLTGTEGGWLHVAVGGLVLAALGKSAQLPFSFWLSGAMRGPSPVSALLHSATMVAAGAYLLLRVSPALAATGWAGPVVTWIGLGTAVLLGLVAAAQTDLKQLLAASTCSQIGFIVVAAGNAAVGAGLLQTVAHAAAKSLLFLVAGIWLARLGTRSLDGGLRGAARRAPVVGVAFTVGALALAGFAPFGLWIGKDAVLATSLAVSPAQYVVGLVAAGIAAVYSGKALWFVWRPARDDRVAVAAPSVLVTVVLAAGAAAAGLLAFAPALRPDPVPHPGELVASALIAVAGVAVAWRIGDRCAAPRSLSGWLGLESLAVRGLARPVLVAAAALARADGGLDRAVTGAARGVLSLALLTDRRAERGGLEATVRAVARGARELGAAARRPQTGQVHQYYAQASVGFGLLAALAVLVIVVR